Proteins encoded in a region of the Acidobacteriota bacterium genome:
- a CDS encoding VCBS repeat-containing protein, translating to MRKLLVNGFAVIFVALALAAVGSITTKGQTASDGFMPTLNGTTFGVLHAQGRWTYAYGTFGTVNGTPRNYLARFQNSGALDMGYNPAANGFIQDMIVDGDNMIVVGSFTTIGGAASSGLARLNINGVNDGSITTTIGGGAGSLARQPDGKILVGGHFTTVGGTSRSYLVRLNPNGTVDTSFNPNLNQAVFGITVLSTGKILIKGQFTEVDGQPRPNFARLNADGSLDTGFMANQQLKGANWHTFAAAEQTDGKIVVVGRFTRIGDPNVVRNRVARLLPNGDGDASFNANLDEYATDVKIQPDGKLIVAGYFNNANGVQRGGLVRLNMDGSLDTSFAGNTTVAGTGGTFGISQIALLDSGAMFAAGSFTQINGTTGYTNLARLYPDGTVDVDTNVGFASTPAVALVSLPNGKTLAGGSFTTIGGVTRRGMARLNWNGTVDPTFADPNMNGWTYSLAVQKDGKYIAGGDFSTVGGTSRERLARINPNGTLDTSFTPTFSANAWVSEVVVQDDGKILIVGSFTSVNGTARPNIARLNANGTLDTAFAPSANSPVLAAAVAADGKIVIGGYFTTVNGTARTGIARLNANGTLDTSFTTSLGGNIEPYAHRIIFDRFGKILIGGAFGTVNSVTRTYIARLNGDGSLDSGFVPPTLDSIVFSIYVDLNRRVFVAGRWSTVNSIPRTGVIELGDNGAFANQFASSGANDVLATTLRSDGKMLFSGYFTSVSGASRAQFAAVRTGHGTGVRSFLTVNPDSIIWNRGSSEIEVNRVVFEHSTDGVNYTYLGEGVRQLYSDWAISVPDANRTGYIRARGINGDFSFHRSMYEVVRYGVKPVGSRAPFDLDGDGKTDISVFRPGPGQWWYLRSSDGGNRAFAFGSSTDTVVPADFTGDGKADPAFWRPSTGEWFVLRSEDSTFFGFPFGATGDIPSPADFDGDGRADAAVFRPSTSTWFVRRSSDGQVTITPFGVAGDKPVPADYDGDGKTDIAVFRPGSGQWWYLRSSDGANRAFAFGTSTDLAVPGDYTGDGKADIAYFRPSTGEWYVLRSEDSSFYAFPWGASGDLPAPGDYDGDGKLDAAVFRPSSSTWFINRSTQGTLIAPFGTTGDRPVPNAFVR from the coding sequence ATGAGAAAATTATTGGTCAATGGTTTTGCAGTCATTTTTGTTGCACTCGCCCTCGCGGCAGTGGGCAGTATCACTACCAAAGGGCAAACGGCGTCGGATGGTTTCATGCCTACGCTAAATGGCACTACATTCGGCGTACTGCATGCCCAGGGGCGATGGACCTATGCGTACGGAACTTTCGGGACCGTCAATGGTACTCCGCGAAACTACTTGGCCCGATTTCAGAACAGCGGTGCCCTGGATATGGGTTACAACCCCGCAGCGAATGGATTTATCCAGGACATGATCGTTGATGGCGACAATATGATCGTGGTCGGATCATTCACTACGATCGGCGGCGCGGCAAGTTCCGGCCTGGCAAGGCTGAATATAAATGGAGTGAATGACGGCTCGATCACCACGACGATCGGTGGCGGCGCAGGCTCGCTTGCCCGCCAGCCCGATGGAAAGATACTAGTTGGCGGCCATTTCACAACCGTAGGCGGGACCTCGCGTTCATATCTCGTCCGGCTCAATCCGAATGGCACGGTCGATACCTCTTTCAATCCGAATCTGAATCAAGCTGTTTTTGGCATCACGGTATTGTCCACCGGAAAGATACTTATCAAAGGACAGTTCACCGAAGTTGATGGACAACCGCGTCCGAACTTTGCCCGCTTGAATGCCGATGGATCGCTCGATACCGGCTTTATGGCAAACCAGCAACTGAAGGGCGCGAACTGGCACACCTTTGCCGCCGCAGAACAAACGGACGGAAAGATCGTGGTTGTCGGGCGCTTTACGCGAATCGGCGATCCGAATGTTGTCCGTAACCGAGTCGCCCGGTTGCTCCCAAATGGTGACGGGGATGCTTCGTTCAATGCGAATCTAGACGAATACGCCACCGATGTGAAGATCCAGCCTGACGGAAAGCTGATCGTTGCCGGATATTTCAACAACGCCAACGGAGTTCAGCGGGGCGGCCTGGTGAGGCTTAATATGGATGGCTCACTTGACACCTCCTTCGCCGGGAACACTACCGTCGCCGGAACGGGAGGCACTTTTGGGATCTCACAGATCGCGCTTTTGGATAGTGGGGCGATGTTCGCCGCAGGCAGCTTCACCCAAATAAACGGAACGACCGGCTACACGAACCTTGCCAGGCTCTATCCCGACGGCACTGTAGATGTGGATACAAACGTTGGATTTGCGAGCACACCCGCAGTCGCTCTAGTTTCCCTTCCGAACGGAAAAACACTTGCAGGCGGGTCGTTCACAACCATCGGGGGAGTAACCCGGAGAGGAATGGCGAGGCTCAATTGGAACGGAACAGTTGATCCGACATTTGCGGATCCGAACATGAACGGTTGGACCTATTCTCTGGCGGTCCAAAAGGACGGGAAATATATTGCGGGCGGCGATTTCTCGACCGTCGGCGGCACTTCGCGAGAGAGGTTGGCCCGAATCAATCCGAATGGCACCCTCGATACTTCATTCACACCGACATTCAGTGCGAATGCCTGGGTCAGTGAGGTTGTTGTTCAGGATGACGGAAAGATCCTTATCGTCGGCTCGTTCACTTCGGTCAACGGCACGGCACGCCCGAATATTGCCCGGCTCAACGCGAATGGCACGCTCGATACAGCATTTGCGCCATCGGCCAATTCCCCGGTCCTTGCCGCCGCGGTCGCCGCAGACGGGAAGATCGTGATCGGCGGGTACTTCACCACCGTTAACGGGACGGCCCGCACGGGCATTGCCCGGCTAAATGCCAATGGAACGCTCGACACGTCGTTTACCACATCACTCGGCGGAAATATTGAGCCCTACGCACATAGGATCATTTTCGACCGTTTTGGCAAGATACTTATTGGTGGCGCCTTTGGTACCGTAAATTCAGTAACAAGGACGTATATCGCCCGCCTGAACGGCGATGGCTCGCTCGATTCGGGCTTTGTTCCTCCAACGCTGGACAGCATTGTGTTTTCAATATACGTCGATCTGAATCGACGGGTGTTCGTCGCCGGTCGATGGTCGACCGTGAATTCAATACCTAGGACGGGCGTAATCGAACTTGGCGACAACGGGGCGTTCGCTAACCAGTTTGCCAGTTCCGGTGCGAACGATGTCCTCGCAACGACGCTCCGCAGTGACGGCAAGATGCTCTTCAGCGGCTACTTTACTTCAGTAAGCGGAGCCTCCCGCGCTCAGTTTGCCGCTGTCCGAACGGGGCATGGAACTGGAGTTCGAAGCTTCTTGACCGTGAATCCGGACTCGATCATCTGGAATCGCGGCTCATCTGAGATCGAAGTGAACCGGGTTGTTTTCGAGCATTCGACCGATGGTGTGAATTACACCTATCTCGGGGAAGGCGTTAGGCAGCTTTATAGTGATTGGGCCATTTCAGTTCCCGATGCAAACCGTACCGGATACATCAGGGCACGTGGGATAAATGGAGACTTCTCATTCCATCGCTCGATGTATGAGGTCGTGCGGTACGGTGTGAAGCCGGTTGGCAGCCGTGCTCCTTTTGACCTCGACGGCGACGGAAAAACGGACATTTCTGTGTTCAGGCCGGGGCCGGGCCAGTGGTGGTATCTCCGCTCTTCGGATGGCGGGAACCGGGCGTTTGCCTTTGGTTCTAGTACAGACACGGTCGTGCCTGCCGATTTTACGGGCGACGGGAAAGCGGACCCAGCCTTTTGGCGGCCCTCGACCGGCGAGTGGTTTGTTCTGAGAAGCGAGGATTCGACGTTCTTCGGGTTTCCGTTCGGGGCGACCGGAGATATCCCTTCGCCAGCGGATTTTGACGGTGATGGCCGGGCGGATGCGGCTGTGTTCAGGCCGTCGACATCGACGTGGTTCGTGAGAAGGTCATCAGATGGCCAGGTGACGATCACGCCGTTCGGGGTCGCGGGCGACAAGCCTGTTCCGGCCGATTATGACGGCGACGGTAAGACGGACATCGCCGTCTTTCGTCCGGGCTCAGGGCAGTGGTGGTATTTGCGAAGCTCGGACGGAGCGAATCGGGCCTTTGCCTTCGGCACTTCGACTGACTTGGCCGTACCGGGCGACTACACCGGCGACGGCAAGGCGGACATCGCTTATTTCAGGCCATCGACCGGTGAGTGGTATGTGCTGCGGTCCGAGGACTCGAGCTTCTATGCATTTCCCTGGGGAGCGAGCGGAGATCTTCCGGCACCGGGCGACTACGATGGTGATGGCAAGTTAGATGCGGCCGTCTTTCGCCCCTCGAGCTCGACATGGTTCATAAACCGGTCCACACAAGGGACGCTTATCGCCCCCTTTGGTACAACCGGCGACCGGCCCGTGCCGAATGCGTTCGTGAGATAG
- the ald gene encoding alanine dehydrogenase, translated as MKIGLPKEIKDNEYRVGLTPAGVHALAGAGHTVYVEKSAGEGSGFTDEQYESAGATMLETADEIWAEGDMIVKVKEPIAPEYPRMRENQLLFTYLHLAPEFELTKQMMERNVTGVAYETITDKQGRLPLLTPMSEVAGRMSVQVGATYLEKMNGGKGILLGGVPGVPAANVVIIGGGIVGTEAAKMAVGLGAKVTIIDRNLDRLRQLDDIFLSKVQTLASSRYQIEEAISHADLVIGAVLVVGAAAPKLVTRDMLHLIPQGAVLVDVAVDQGGCFETTRATTHSNPTYYEEGVLHYCVANMPGAVPRTSTFALTNATLPYALSLANKGFERAIADDAGLWEGVNTYAGKCTYEAVATSQNIEYTPLSSLIDGGKTAAA; from the coding sequence ATGAAGATCGGACTGCCAAAAGAGATAAAGGACAATGAATATCGGGTCGGGTTGACGCCGGCGGGCGTGCATGCGCTCGCGGGTGCCGGACACACGGTCTATGTGGAAAAGAGTGCGGGCGAGGGCTCGGGCTTTACGGATGAACAGTATGAAAGTGCGGGAGCGACGATGCTCGAGACCGCCGACGAGATCTGGGCTGAGGGCGACATGATCGTCAAGGTCAAGGAGCCGATCGCACCCGAATATCCGCGGATGCGGGAGAACCAACTGCTCTTCACCTATCTGCATCTGGCTCCGGAATTTGAGCTGACCAAGCAGATGATGGAGCGAAACGTGACGGGCGTCGCCTATGAGACCATCACGGACAAGCAGGGCCGTTTGCCGCTGCTGACGCCGATGTCAGAGGTTGCGGGCCGTATGTCGGTCCAGGTCGGTGCGACCTATCTTGAGAAAATGAACGGCGGCAAGGGCATTTTGCTCGGCGGCGTTCCGGGAGTTCCGGCAGCAAATGTGGTCATCATCGGCGGCGGCATCGTCGGTACGGAAGCCGCGAAAATGGCCGTCGGCCTCGGTGCAAAGGTCACCATCATCGACCGCAATCTCGACCGCCTGCGGCAGCTTGACGACATATTTCTCTCAAAGGTGCAGACGCTTGCCTCCTCGCGTTACCAGATAGAAGAGGCCATCTCGCATGCCGATCTCGTCATCGGCGCGGTGCTCGTTGTCGGTGCGGCGGCGCCGAAGCTCGTTACCCGCGATATGCTTCACCTTATCCCGCAGGGTGCGGTGCTTGTTGACGTTGCCGTTGACCAGGGCGGATGTTTTGAAACGACGCGGGCGACCACGCACTCGAACCCGACCTATTACGAGGAAGGCGTTCTTCACTATTGCGTGGCCAATATGCCGGGTGCGGTGCCGCGGACCTCGACCTTTGCTCTGACCAACGCGACGCTGCCCTATGCTCTCTCGCTCGCAAACAAGGGCTTTGAGCGGGCGATCGCCGACGACGCCGGGCTCTGGGAAGGCGTTAACACCTACGCCGGCAAGTGCACCTACGAGGCCGTAGCAACCTCGCAGAACATCGAATACACGCCGCTCTCAAGCCTCATCGATGGCGGCAAGACGGCCGCGGCTTAG
- a CDS encoding energy transducer TonB — protein MFDVLVETNGSRADARGRRKYFAVSALLVGALFLSAVIVSIYAADFDIGGDIEMARMLVAQVEPAQRVIEEPQPKQPAAANTSSTDRLPSRTESIARIDEMQKAPDSVSTVVNTIPPRPLGPYVINDRNSGPFFTGGRPDGTSRNSGSSVSSSSSGEISRPVPERVESIPPPPAIKKPTAPISKGVITGEAIYLPKPQYPATAMAVNAQGNVSVQVLIDEDGRVVSAKSVSGHPLLRAAAIGAARSEVPANAAFKPAGESDRRDRL, from the coding sequence ATGTTTGACGTACTTGTTGAAACGAATGGCTCCCGGGCCGATGCCCGCGGCCGCCGAAAATATTTTGCCGTCTCCGCACTTCTTGTTGGTGCCCTTTTTCTCTCTGCCGTGATCGTCAGCATCTATGCGGCCGACTTCGACATTGGCGGTGATATCGAAATGGCGAGGATGCTCGTCGCTCAGGTCGAGCCGGCCCAGCGTGTCATCGAGGAACCGCAGCCGAAGCAGCCCGCCGCCGCAAACACATCGAGCACCGATCGGCTTCCCTCCCGGACAGAGAGCATTGCCCGCATTGATGAGATGCAAAAAGCCCCGGACTCCGTCTCGACGGTGGTAAACACAATACCGCCGCGGCCGCTAGGCCCCTACGTGATCAATGACCGCAACTCTGGCCCGTTCTTTACCGGCGGCCGTCCCGATGGAACCTCGCGCAATTCGGGTAGTAGCGTTTCGAGTTCAAGCTCGGGCGAGATCAGCAGGCCCGTTCCCGAACGTGTCGAGAGCATACCGCCGCCGCCCGCGATAAAGAAGCCGACAGCACCGATCTCAAAAGGCGTTATAACTGGCGAGGCGATCTACCTGCCGAAGCCGCAATATCCCGCAACCGCGATGGCCGTCAACGCTCAGGGCAACGTAAGCGTCCAGGTGCTGATAGACGAAGACGGAAGGGTCGTTTCGGCAAAATCGGTCAGTGGGCATCCGCTTCTTCGTGCGGCCGCCATCGGTGCGGCACGAAGCGAAGTTCCGGCCAACGCTGCTTTCAAACCAGCCGGTGAAAGTGACCGGCGTGATCGTCTATAA
- a CDS encoding DUF512 domain-containing protein: MYEFAVTPAVTQLRRQGVIITEITAGSLGEELELRPGDRIVKVNGRTVRDYLDFRFQTAGETELSLRVKKANGETLEIEFDREEGEDFGLGFEQIVPRQCANECLFCFCKGNPEDARPSLFVRDEDIRLSFLYGNYTTLSSITEDEMNRVIEQRLSPQYVSVHATDLKTRAYLLGVDEKRADISGKIERLLAADIEIHAQVVLCPEINDGPVLEKTLRDLAASYPKVVSTAIVPVALTRYNTDERLTRVTPEFCRRTIREVERLQKEFRRTLGATFAFLGDEIYIRAGAEIPSRRHYGNYPQIEDGVGMIRSFVNSFEKLLKKTPEGERAEAVGIARKFFVDARTHPAARVPAEPAVRRNPARGGLRASELNGTILTGEMFAPTLGEQIARFNEVHGSRLRVMAVKNEYFGGDVSVAGLLSGSDLMRVRDEVEGDFVMIPPSVIKSDEPVLIDGMQFAELEHAYPVPIIAEDLFEFLSRTI; encoded by the coding sequence ATGTACGAGTTTGCGGTAACACCGGCGGTGACGCAGCTTCGCAGGCAGGGTGTGATCATTACTGAGATCACGGCCGGCAGTCTTGGCGAGGAGTTGGAACTGCGTCCGGGCGACCGCATCGTCAAGGTCAATGGGCGGACGGTTCGCGACTATCTTGATTTTCGCTTCCAAACGGCGGGCGAGACCGAGCTTTCGCTGCGTGTAAAAAAAGCGAATGGCGAAACGCTTGAGATAGAATTTGACCGCGAAGAGGGCGAGGACTTCGGGCTCGGGTTTGAGCAGATCGTTCCGCGGCAGTGTGCGAACGAGTGCCTGTTTTGCTTTTGCAAGGGCAATCCCGAGGACGCACGGCCCTCGCTTTTTGTCCGCGATGAGGACATCCGGCTCTCATTTCTCTACGGCAACTACACGACGCTATCCTCGATAACCGAGGACGAGATGAACCGCGTTATCGAGCAGCGGCTCTCGCCGCAATACGTCTCGGTCCACGCGACCGACCTCAAGACGCGAGCGTATCTGCTCGGCGTTGACGAAAAGCGGGCGGATATCTCCGGCAAGATCGAGCGGCTGCTCGCGGCCGACATCGAGATCCACGCCCAGGTCGTGCTTTGCCCGGAGATAAACGACGGGCCGGTGCTCGAAAAGACGCTCCGCGACCTTGCCGCCAGTTACCCGAAGGTGGTGAGCACGGCGATCGTCCCGGTTGCCCTGACGCGTTATAACACCGATGAGCGGCTGACCCGCGTAACGCCCGAATTTTGCCGGCGGACGATCCGCGAGGTCGAGCGGCTGCAGAAAGAATTTCGGCGAACGCTTGGCGCGACCTTCGCATTCCTCGGCGACGAGATCTACATAAGGGCCGGTGCCGAGATCCCATCGCGGCGGCACTACGGAAATTACCCGCAGATCGAAGACGGCGTCGGGATGATCCGTTCGTTCGTAAATTCGTTTGAGAAACTGCTAAAGAAGACTCCCGAGGGCGAGCGAGCGGAAGCGGTCGGCATTGCCCGGAAGTTTTTCGTCGATGCCCGGACGCATCCGGCGGCGAGAGTGCCGGCCGAGCCAGCCGTGCGGCGTAATCCCGCACGCGGCGGCTTGCGGGCATCGGAGCTTAATGGCACGATCCTGACCGGCGAGATGTTTGCCCCGACGCTCGGCGAGCAGATCGCCCGCTTCAATGAGGTCCACGGCTCGCGGTTGCGGGTGATGGCGGTAAAGAATGAATATTTCGGCGGCGACGTCTCGGTTGCGGGGCTTCTTTCGGGCAGCGACCTGATGCGCGTTCGCGACGAGGTGGAAGGCGACTTTGTGATGATACCGCCCTCGGTAATCAAATCTGACGAGCCGGTGCTGATCGATGGGATGCAGTTTGCCGAGCTTGAGCACGCCTATCCGGTCCCGATCATCGCCGAGGACCTGTTTGAATTTCTCTCAAGAACGATCTAG
- a CDS encoding DUF2752 domain-containing protein, translated as MEAADNMANTGLATTNERLLAGGGFGAMTLGAGLIWYFDPTRSSSFLPACPLYKTTGFACPGCGLTRGFHRLFHGDVIGALDFNAMIPVFVAIFGFFYLSLFLVMVRGRAFPTWSLSLPAIWGLLVLLLVFGFVRNLPYYPFNILFP; from the coding sequence ATGGAAGCTGCAGATAACATGGCCAATACCGGACTCGCGACGACCAATGAGCGCCTGCTCGCAGGAGGGGGCTTTGGGGCGATGACGCTTGGGGCGGGGCTTATTTGGTACTTTGACCCGACCAGGTCTTCGAGCTTTTTGCCGGCTTGCCCGCTCTATAAAACGACCGGATTTGCCTGCCCGGGCTGCGGGCTGACGCGCGGGTTTCACCGGCTCTTTCACGGAGACGTGATCGGGGCGCTCGACTTCAACGCGATGATCCCGGTTTTTGTCGCGATCTTCGGCTTCTTTTATCTTTCGCTCTTCTTGGTGATGGTCCGCGGGCGTGCCTTCCCGACGTGGTCGCTTTCACTCCCGGCGATCTGGGGTTTGCTTGTGCTCCTGCTGGTGTTCGGTTTCGTCAGGAACCTGCCGTACTATCCGTTCAACATCTTGTTTCCCTAG
- a CDS encoding DNA polymerase III subunit delta' — translation MFTRLVGNINAKKRLERMFEVGRLPNALLFTGPEGVGKREFALEVARKLICTAGGCGKCPVCKRAGRFVIPVATYENRDDFERVIFSEHLDVGTVVPYKRNILVDAIRDLEREANFRPYEAESRIFIIDNAEKMNDPAANALLKTLEEPPATSHIILVTAQPDRLRPTILSRTQAVRFGPVATAEVEEYLVRERGFSTEDARLSAIAAKGSLGTAAVMDTAAFREQRSAMLGVLHDAAIASDLAALLAAGEQMNDAKNKENFEASLDILETLARDVMVLAAGDGELVTNRDLGAELGELAATAGALRAGSWIVAIEETRAALNVNLNKKIAADALFVKFAGV, via the coding sequence ATGTTCACCAGACTTGTCGGCAACATAAACGCGAAGAAGCGGCTCGAGCGGATGTTCGAGGTCGGCCGATTGCCCAACGCGTTGCTCTTCACCGGGCCGGAGGGCGTCGGCAAGCGCGAGTTCGCACTTGAGGTGGCCCGCAAGTTGATCTGCACGGCGGGCGGCTGCGGCAAGTGTCCGGTGTGTAAACGAGCGGGCCGGTTTGTGATACCGGTCGCAACTTACGAAAACCGTGACGACTTTGAGCGCGTTATCTTTAGCGAGCATCTGGACGTTGGGACCGTGGTGCCTTACAAGCGCAATATCCTCGTCGATGCCATCCGCGACCTTGAACGCGAGGCGAACTTCCGGCCCTATGAAGCGGAATCGCGGATCTTCATTATCGACAACGCTGAGAAGATGAATGACCCAGCGGCGAATGCTCTGCTAAAGACGCTGGAAGAGCCGCCGGCTACGTCGCATATCATTCTTGTTACCGCACAGCCGGATCGCTTGCGTCCGACCATTCTCTCGCGGACGCAAGCTGTTCGGTTTGGGCCGGTGGCGACGGCGGAGGTCGAGGAATATCTGGTACGCGAACGGGGATTCTCTACTGAAGATGCGCGGCTTTCCGCGATCGCAGCAAAGGGCAGTCTTGGCACGGCGGCCGTTATGGATACGGCGGCATTTCGGGAGCAGCGTTCGGCGATGCTCGGCGTTCTGCATGATGCGGCGATCGCCAGCGACCTCGCGGCCTTGCTCGCGGCCGGCGAACAAATGAACGACGCGAAGAACAAGGAGAACTTCGAGGCCTCGCTCGATATTCTCGAAACGCTGGCCCGTGATGTGATGGTGCTCGCCGCGGGCGACGGCGAACTCGTAACGAACCGCGACCTCGGAGCCGAGCTCGGCGAGCTTGCCGCAACGGCCGGTGCTTTGCGGGCCGGGAGCTGGATCGTGGCGATCGAAGAAACACGGGCGGCGCTAAATGTGAATCTCAATAAAAAGATCGCGGCCGATGCTCTCTTTGTGAAGTTTGCGGGAGTTTAG
- a CDS encoding SLC13 family permease, with translation MFEILIVLAVLVLAVLLFVTEKLRVDVVALVVMGILLLSGIISPEQGLAGFSNAATLTVGAMFVLSAGLFKSGAVSFLADITTRVFKSGFWVGIITVMLIVGVLSAFINNTPVVAIFLPILLAVARENDISASKILIPVSFASMFGGVCTLIGTSTNILVSSIAEANGLRPFSMFEFTPLGIIFFVLGTLYLLIFGIRMIPERRGSGDLMDEFSMSDYLTEIVLMEGSISAGKKIRDAPLVKDMELTILKIEREGSFFQIPGPDTILKQGDVLLVRCDIDQIRTLQEHEGVQFKAQTKWGDDSLSNDDYRLIEAVLLPTSDLIGSTLQLSGFRSRFSATVLAIRSKGRVLREKLSDTELSAGDVLLIEIEKTRIANFRRSGEFIITSEMETTEFRRDKALFAVAIVAAVVLSATFELAPIVVSAILGAVGLVLVRCISIEEAYEAIDWKIIFLLAGVLSLGVALEQSGAAALISANMLKYVGGWGPIALVSAFYLLTSSLTETMSNNATAALLAPIAIVTAKSLGGDPTPFLMAITFAASASFMTPVGYQTNTMIYGPGQYKFIDFIKVGTPLNVMFWIVATIFIPIIWPFN, from the coding sequence ATGTTCGAAATCCTCATCGTTCTTGCCGTGCTCGTTCTGGCGGTCTTGCTTTTCGTAACGGAGAAGCTCCGCGTCGATGTGGTCGCGCTTGTGGTGATGGGTATTTTGCTGCTGAGCGGGATCATCTCGCCCGAGCAGGGCCTTGCAGGTTTTAGTAACGCGGCAACGCTGACGGTCGGGGCGATGTTCGTCTTGAGTGCGGGGCTTTTTAAGTCCGGCGCGGTCAGCTTTCTCGCCGACATCACGACGCGTGTTTTCAAGAGCGGCTTTTGGGTCGGGATCATCACCGTGATGCTGATCGTCGGCGTGCTTTCGGCATTTATCAACAACACGCCAGTCGTCGCCATTTTCTTGCCGATACTGCTGGCCGTCGCCCGCGAGAACGACATCTCGGCCTCAAAGATACTGATCCCCGTCTCGTTCGCCTCGATGTTCGGCGGCGTCTGCACGCTGATCGGCACCTCGACCAATATCCTCGTAAGCTCGATCGCCGAGGCAAACGGCCTACGGCCTTTTTCGATGTTTGAGTTTACGCCGCTCGGCATCATCTTTTTCGTGCTCGGTACGCTTTATCTGCTGATCTTTGGCATCCGGATGATCCCGGAGCGGCGCGGCAGCGGCGACCTGATGGACGAATTCTCGATGAGCGACTACTTGACCGAGATAGTCCTTATGGAAGGCTCGATCTCGGCCGGGAAAAAGATCCGCGACGCTCCGCTCGTCAAGGACATGGAGCTGACGATCCTCAAGATCGAGCGCGAAGGCTCGTTCTTTCAGATACCCGGGCCGGACACGATCTTGAAGCAGGGCGACGTTCTGCTTGTTCGCTGCGATATCGACCAGATACGTACGCTCCAGGAACACGAGGGCGTGCAATTTAAGGCACAAACGAAGTGGGGCGACGATAGCCTATCAAACGACGATTACCGCCTGATCGAGGCAGTTTTGCTTCCGACCTCGGACCTGATCGGGAGCACGCTGCAGCTCTCAGGCTTTCGGAGCAGGTTCAGCGCGACCGTGCTCGCCATCCGAAGTAAGGGCCGCGTGCTCCGCGAAAAGCTTTCCGATACGGAACTGAGTGCGGGCGACGTTCTGCTGATCGAGATAGAAAAGACGCGGATCGCGAATTTTCGCCGGAGCGGTGAGTTCATCATCACCTCCGAGATGGAGACGACCGAATTCCGGCGAGATAAAGCGCTCTTTGCGGTGGCGATAGTTGCAGCCGTGGTTCTTTCGGCGACCTTCGAACTGGCGCCGATCGTCGTTTCGGCGATCCTCGGGGCGGTCGGGCTTGTGCTCGTCCGCTGTATCTCGATCGAGGAGGCTTATGAGGCGATCGACTGGAAGATCATCTTTCTGCTCGCGGGTGTGCTTTCGCTTGGCGTCGCGCTTGAGCAATCCGGTGCGGCGGCGCTGATCTCTGCGAATATGCTGAAATACGTCGGCGGTTGGGGGCCGATCGCACTCGTCTCGGCATTTTACCTGCTGACCTCGAGCCTGACCGAGACGATGTCAAACAACGCGACCGCCGCCCTGCTTGCCCCGATCGCGATCGTTACAGCGAAATCGCTCGGTGGCGACCCGACGCCTTTTCTGATGGCGATAACCTTCGCCGCCTCGGCCAGCTTTATGACACCGGTCGGCTACCAGACCAACACGATGATCTACGGCCCCGGCCAATACAAATTCATCGACTTCATCAAGGTCGGAACTCCGCTCAACGTAATGTTCTGGATCGTCGCGACCATCTTCATCCCCATCATCTGGCCATTTAACTAG